The proteins below are encoded in one region of Williamsoniiplasma luminosum:
- the parE gene encoding DNA topoisomerase IV subunit B, with protein sequence MAKITTTYDEKSIQVLEGLEAVRKRPGMYIGSTDVRGLHHLVWEIVDNSIDEALAGHASEIDVVLEKNGSVTVTDNGRGVPTGMHATGKSAAEVIFSILHAGGKFGDGGYKTAGGLHGVGSSVVNALSSKFKVTIYRDKKIHELEFENGGKLKTPLIEIGNTYKTGTVVNFLPDPKIFPVTKFNFSTISERLKESAFLNSNLKITLTDAQTEKKIEYIFENGLHEFIKDLTEEFTPITDTIKIEGTNSKIEVEIALKYTEDYNETILGFANNVKTSEGGAHITGFKSGLVRAINDYAKASKILKDKDPRLDSNDLREGLTAIVTVKIPENLIQYEGQTKSKLGTIEAKGATESTTFNYMNFWLQENKIQATKIIEKALITRKARDEARKARQAVRDAKGKNTSRNKMLGKLTPAQGRKREMNELYLVEGNSAGGSAKSGRDRSFQAILPLRGKVINSEKAKLVDLMKNEEINTIINAIGAGIGSDFDVKDANYGKVIIMTDADTDGAHIQTLLLTFFFRYMKELILAKHVFLALPPLYKLTYTDKKFQYVWDEIELANIMKESKKKFDIQRYKGLGEMNADQLWETTMDPARRKLILVTIEDALAAENAFKILMGDDAEKRKDWIDVNVQFTLEDEQKGLFAEQEIE encoded by the coding sequence ATGGCAAAAATTACAACCACTTATGATGAAAAAAGTATCCAAGTTCTGGAGGGGTTAGAAGCAGTTCGAAAACGTCCCGGAATGTATATTGGTTCAACAGATGTTCGTGGACTTCATCATTTGGTTTGAGAAATTGTTGATAACTCAATTGATGAAGCCCTAGCTGGTCATGCTAGTGAAATCGATGTCGTTTTAGAAAAAAATGGATCAGTGACAGTCACAGACAACGGTCGTGGAGTTCCAACTGGAATGCATGCAACTGGGAAAAGTGCAGCAGAAGTAATTTTTAGCATTCTCCATGCTGGAGGAAAATTTGGTGATGGAGGTTATAAAACTGCTGGAGGATTACATGGGGTTGGTTCAAGTGTTGTTAATGCTTTGTCAAGTAAATTTAAAGTCACAATTTATCGTGATAAAAAAATTCACGAATTAGAATTTGAAAATGGTGGGAAATTAAAAACCCCATTAATTGAAATTGGGAATACATATAAAACTGGAACAGTTGTGAATTTTTTACCAGATCCCAAAATTTTTCCTGTAACCAAATTCAATTTTTCAACGATTAGTGAACGTTTAAAAGAATCTGCTTTTTTAAATTCAAATTTAAAAATCACCTTAACAGATGCTCAAACTGAGAAAAAAATTGAATACATTTTTGAAAATGGATTACATGAATTTATTAAAGATTTAACAGAAGAATTCACCCCGATCACCGACACAATTAAAATTGAAGGAACTAACTCAAAAATCGAAGTTGAAATCGCTTTAAAATATACTGAAGATTATAATGAAACAATTTTAGGTTTTGCCAATAACGTTAAAACTAGTGAAGGTGGAGCACATATTACTGGTTTTAAATCAGGTTTGGTTCGCGCAATCAATGATTATGCCAAAGCTTCAAAAATTTTAAAAGACAAAGATCCGAGATTGGATTCAAATGATTTACGTGAAGGATTAACAGCCATTGTCACAGTTAAAATTCCGGAAAATTTAATTCAATATGAAGGTCAAACCAAATCAAAACTTGGAACGATTGAAGCAAAAGGGGCCACAGAATCAACCACTTTTAATTACATGAATTTTTGATTACAAGAAAACAAAATTCAAGCAACTAAAATTATTGAAAAAGCCTTAATCACACGTAAAGCAAGAGATGAAGCCCGAAAAGCTCGTCAAGCAGTGCGAGATGCTAAAGGAAAAAATACTTCGAGAAACAAAATGTTAGGCAAACTAACTCCAGCTCAAGGTCGTAAACGTGAAATGAATGAACTTTATTTAGTTGAAGGTAATTCAGCTGGAGGAAGTGCTAAATCTGGACGTGATCGTAGTTTTCAAGCAATTTTACCACTAAGAGGTAAAGTCATCAACTCTGAAAAAGCTAAATTAGTTGATTTAATGAAAAATGAAGAAATTAATACGATCATTAATGCAATTGGAGCTGGAATTGGTTCTGATTTTGATGTCAAAGATGCCAATTATGGCAAAGTTATTATTATGACTGATGCTGATACTGATGGGGCACATATTCAGACTTTATTATTAACTTTCTTTTTCCGCTATATGAAAGAATTGATTTTGGCAAAACATGTATTTTTGGCTTTACCACCATTATATAAATTGACATATACAGATAAAAAATTCCAATATGTTTGAGATGAAATTGAATTGGCAAACATCATGAAAGAAAGTAAAAAGAAATTTGATATCCAACGTTACAAAGGATTGGGAGAAATGAACGCTGATCAATTATGAGAAACAACGATGGATCCAGCACGTCGTAAATTAATTTTAGTCACCATTGAAGATGCATTAGCAGCTGAAAACGCCTTTAAAATTTTAATGGGTGATGATGCTGAAAAACGTAAAGATTGAATTGACGTGAATGTTCAATTCACATTAGAAGATGAGCAAAAAGGCTTGTTTGCTGAACAAGAAATAGAATAG
- the parC gene encoding DNA topoisomerase IV subunit A, with the protein MAKKGIDNSQVENEKGIISLPLEDIMGDRFGRYAKYIIQERALPDVRDGLKPVQRRILYAMGDLGLWFEKAHKKSARVVGEVIGKYHPHGDTSIYDAMVRMSQSWKLNMPLIDMQGNNGSIDGDEAAAMRYTEARLAKIASLLLQDLDKNTVVFAPNFDDSEKEPTVLPAYFPNVLTNGATGIAAGYATNMPPHNLGEIIDATIALIKTPGARIDTILGIVKGPDFPTGGIVQGMDGIRDAFITGKGKVVINSKWHEENGNIVIDEIPYEVVKQELVRKIGDVIDNNQGLGIQEIRDETDREGLRIVIELEDNANLTTVRKFLFKNTPLSISYNYNNVVIVDKQPKQLGIIPMLQAYINHYKQVFTLKSQFNLNKAEKRIEIVDGLIKAMSVLDQVIAIIRASTNRANAIENLVAAPFGFTEAQATAIVDMRLYRLTSTDVVKLTEENASLTAQIAHLKLVLKHEEELNKEIISDLKEVKKEYAIARRTEMTELVENLEVEFKDTLVEKKFHLWVSKDGYIKAIEPNLVAKNEINTFGRKPNDMWITHAEVSNLNHLLLISNVGTYYSIPLYKVGMSKWKEMGVHINALATMDGNEEIISAFIVSDFEQATQQILLASKNGLIKRTPIYDLETKIFTRAFKLMKLTDDDRIVSASLVTSKTRRVVVITQNGYGVRYNIEDIPVQGTTSKGVKTANLKDDLIIASKPLEDDDDIMLLTSKDNYKRLDQNEIPIFVRPKRGVRLFPERKRGKEDVLFGFVVDNNDIVHVLDGNDEYQELIINGLRRQNIGNETHDSGIKDINNASLEKDFIVINGDIAPESSIVADGEIYISKADKMAKNKETRDANRGQVSAKVIVSKNEKKDAEAKLNAEMPSLSNMLGNISSVLGNFSTPIQKPKKDQEKKKKVAENKKKDDKSIQLDFDDLFDE; encoded by the coding sequence GTGGCTAAAAAAGGAATTGATAATTCACAAGTTGAAAACGAAAAAGGAATCATCAGTCTTCCATTAGAAGACATAATGGGTGATCGTTTTGGTCGTTATGCAAAATATATTATCCAAGAAAGAGCGCTCCCTGATGTGCGAGATGGTTTAAAACCAGTTCAACGCCGAATTTTATATGCAATGGGAGATTTAGGGCTTTGATTTGAAAAAGCACATAAAAAATCTGCGCGTGTTGTTGGGGAAGTAATTGGTAAATACCATCCTCATGGGGATACAAGTATTTATGACGCAATGGTTCGAATGAGTCAAAGTTGAAAATTAAATATGCCGTTGATTGACATGCAAGGAAATAATGGTTCAATTGATGGTGACGAGGCAGCAGCCATGCGTTATACTGAAGCTCGCTTGGCCAAAATTGCCAGTTTATTATTACAAGATTTGGACAAAAACACTGTTGTTTTTGCCCCCAATTTTGATGATAGTGAAAAAGAACCAACTGTGCTTCCAGCTTATTTTCCCAACGTTTTAACCAATGGAGCAACTGGAATTGCAGCCGGTTATGCCACCAACATGCCTCCACACAATCTTGGAGAAATTATTGATGCAACAATTGCTTTAATTAAAACTCCAGGTGCTAGAATTGACACAATTCTAGGAATTGTTAAAGGTCCAGATTTTCCAACCGGAGGAATTGTCCAAGGAATGGACGGAATTCGTGATGCTTTTATCACCGGTAAAGGAAAAGTTGTTATCAACTCAAAATGACATGAAGAGAATGGTAATATTGTCATTGATGAAATCCCATATGAAGTTGTCAAACAAGAACTTGTGCGCAAAATTGGGGATGTGATTGACAACAATCAAGGTTTAGGAATTCAAGAAATTCGCGACGAAACTGATCGTGAAGGTTTACGAATTGTGATTGAATTAGAAGATAATGCCAACTTAACAACTGTGCGTAAATTTTTATTTAAAAACACTCCCCTTTCAATTTCTTACAATTACAACAACGTTGTAATTGTTGATAAACAACCAAAACAATTAGGGATTATTCCGATGCTGCAAGCATACATTAATCATTACAAACAAGTTTTTACACTTAAATCACAATTCAATTTAAATAAAGCTGAAAAACGCATTGAAATTGTTGATGGATTAATTAAAGCAATGTCAGTTTTAGACCAAGTGATTGCAATTATTCGCGCTTCAACTAATCGTGCTAATGCAATTGAAAATTTAGTTGCTGCCCCATTTGGCTTTACCGAAGCCCAAGCAACAGCGATTGTTGATATGCGTTTATATCGTTTAACTTCAACGGACGTTGTTAAATTAACTGAAGAAAATGCCAGTTTAACTGCCCAAATTGCGCATTTAAAACTTGTTTTAAAACATGAAGAAGAATTAAATAAAGAAATTATTAGTGATTTAAAAGAAGTTAAAAAAGAATATGCGATTGCCAGAAGAACTGAAATGACAGAATTAGTCGAAAATTTAGAAGTTGAATTCAAAGACACTTTAGTTGAAAAAAAATTCCATCTTTGGGTTTCCAAAGATGGATACATCAAAGCGATTGAACCAAATCTTGTCGCTAAAAATGAAATTAACACTTTCGGTCGAAAACCAAATGATATGTGAATCACACATGCAGAAGTTTCAAATTTAAACCATTTGTTATTGATTTCAAATGTCGGAACTTACTATTCAATCCCGTTATATAAAGTTGGAATGAGTAAATGAAAAGAGATGGGTGTGCATATTAATGCCTTGGCCACAATGGATGGAAATGAAGAAATTATTTCCGCATTCATCGTTTCTGATTTTGAACAAGCAACCCAACAAATTTTGTTAGCAAGTAAAAATGGTTTAATTAAAAGAACTCCAATTTATGATTTAGAAACCAAGATTTTTACACGTGCATTTAAGTTAATGAAACTAACAGATGATGATCGAATTGTGAGTGCAAGCTTAGTCACTTCCAAAACAAGAAGGGTTGTTGTGATCACCCAAAATGGATATGGAGTGAGATACAACATTGAAGATATTCCAGTTCAGGGAACCACTTCCAAAGGAGTTAAAACTGCTAATCTTAAAGATGATTTAATTATTGCCAGCAAGCCTTTAGAAGATGATGACGACATCATGTTATTAACAAGTAAAGATAATTATAAACGTCTTGATCAAAATGAAATTCCAATTTTTGTCCGACCAAAACGAGGGGTGAGATTATTCCCAGAACGTAAACGCGGTAAAGAAGATGTGCTATTTGGTTTTGTTGTTGACAACAATGATATTGTGCATGTTTTAGATGGCAATGATGAATATCAAGAATTGATCATCAACGGATTACGCAGACAAAATATTGGCAACGAGACACATGATTCAGGCATTAAAGACATAAATAATGCAAGTTTAGAAAAAGATTTTATTGTTATTAACGGGGATATTGCCCCAGAATCATCAATCGTGGCAGATGGTGAAATTTATATTTCCAAAGCTGACAAGATGGCAAAAAATAAGGAAACCCGCGATGCAAATCGCGGACAGGTCAGCGCAAAAGTTATTGTTTCGAAAAATGAGAAAAAAGATGCAGAAGCAAAATTAAATGCTGAAATGCCAAGCTTATCAAATATGCTTGGCAACATTAGTTCGGTGCTTGGAAATTTTTCAACTCCGATTCAAAAACCGAAAAAAGACCAAGAAAAAAAGAAAAAAGTCGCAGAAAACAAGAAAAAGGACGATAAAAGCATTCAATTAGATTTTGACGATTTATTTGATGAGTAA
- a CDS encoding FMN-dependent NADH-azoreductase, producing MSKLLVINASSTPCEKSYTKGLTDLFLKYYQELNPHDEVIYLNLNNEKMAGITLTTANAVTYWNQEDAHKYIQQLKDVDKVVVTSPMNNFNISGLMKNYLDHVLLANETFSYKYSKKGEAIGLLPHLKVQIITTQGAPFGWYTWGNHTENLKGTWEFVGAKVNTPILLAGTKLPPLNQMSPSEAALTLEEQIKKGAREF from the coding sequence GTGAGTAAATTATTAGTAATCAATGCTTCATCAACTCCTTGTGAAAAATCATACACAAAAGGATTAACTGATTTATTTTTAAAATATTATCAAGAACTTAATCCACATGATGAAGTTATTTATTTAAACTTAAATAATGAGAAAATGGCTGGCATCACGTTAACGACGGCGAATGCTGTAACATATTGGAACCAGGAAGATGCCCACAAATATATTCAACAATTAAAAGATGTTGATAAGGTTGTGGTCACTTCACCAATGAACAATTTTAACATCTCCGGATTAATGAAAAATTATTTGGATCATGTTTTGTTAGCGAATGAAACATTTTCTTATAAATATTCAAAAAAAGGAGAGGCGATTGGATTATTACCGCATTTAAAAGTGCAAATAATCACGACTCAAGGCGCACCATTTGGATGATATACATGAGGTAATCATACTGAAAATTTAAAAGGGACATGAGAATTTGTCGGAGCTAAGGTAAATACACCAATCTTATTAGCAGGCACAAAACTTCCACCTTTAAATCAAATGAGTCCAAGTGAGGCAGCATTAACATTAGAAGAGCAAATTAAAAAAGGAGCACGTGAATTTTAA
- a CDS encoding ATP-dependent DNA helicase, giving the protein MEHKIIRGYITKILTKKDNGWAMALFCMENNAKMQIKIKGSISSMKIKMLYEIQGTIEEHAVYGKSFNVMNFKPAPVNSPEAVINFLSGNNFPGVGKKYAKLIVEHFNENTIAKIKENYQALYSVKDLPKHLAMIIETQLKMMDQENHLQILFYENGLKIDIYNSVKILCESEREANVVFENHFFSFAQRHKIKPFNEVDKVAVHFGLDVKSSERIGYWIQKNAVDIAFNSGDTYTSFGIIKRKTIKDLALTEEEYEQGLTYACENNLVYIDGEKFYSSEAWEDEQVIVDSLIEILKQKTTTKLKPDYEKEIKAIEKEIAFETGILNFKYDDDQIKALTIFIQNPVTLITGGPGTGKTRLIQGMIKLYEKIYRKTNYTIAAPTGKASARLKETLKLAIPGTIHKLLEADEKDNFRKNKDNPLTYDLIIIDEISMVDNHLFANLLNAKGELKKIVLVGDYNQLPSVSYGNIFEDLIRSNVFKKVKLNQIHRQKEGNGIIALAKAIETNTIDEFDWEGHREIETLFDSNVEKMLKNIQVDYQYQLENIKHSPFDYQVIAPMYGGNMGIENLNTFIQASFNKNITQSKEVYDRNRYRFAKNDKIMYLKNESTMDLTNGEIGIIQNLKMEHKKFIHADVKFDNGKIITLKPENFNDVSLAYAASVHKTQGSEYNRVVLVIEPGHASSMFLNQKLIYTAITRAKEKIMIVGNFNTLIQAIKTQARSRKTTIIDKLKQQII; this is encoded by the coding sequence ATGGAACACAAAATTATACGTGGTTATATTACTAAAATATTAACTAAAAAAGATAACGGTTGAGCAATGGCGCTTTTTTGCATGGAAAATAATGCTAAAATGCAAATCAAAATCAAAGGTTCAATTTCAAGTATGAAAATAAAAATGCTTTATGAAATTCAAGGCACAATTGAAGAACACGCTGTTTATGGGAAGAGTTTTAATGTGATGAATTTTAAACCAGCTCCAGTTAATTCCCCAGAAGCCGTGATTAATTTTTTATCTGGAAATAATTTTCCAGGAGTTGGAAAAAAATACGCCAAATTAATTGTTGAACACTTTAATGAAAACACCATTGCTAAAATTAAAGAAAATTATCAAGCACTTTATAGTGTCAAAGATTTACCAAAACATTTAGCAATGATCATTGAAACGCAATTAAAAATGATGGATCAAGAAAATCATTTACAAATTTTATTTTATGAAAATGGGTTGAAAATTGATATTTATAATTCAGTCAAAATTTTGTGTGAGTCAGAACGAGAAGCAAACGTTGTTTTTGAAAATCATTTTTTTAGTTTTGCTCAAAGACACAAAATTAAACCTTTCAACGAAGTTGATAAGGTGGCGGTGCATTTTGGTTTAGATGTGAAATCCAGCGAAAGAATTGGTTATTGAATTCAAAAAAATGCCGTTGATATCGCTTTTAATAGTGGTGATACATATACCTCATTTGGAATTATCAAGCGAAAAACAATCAAGGATTTAGCACTAACTGAAGAAGAATATGAACAAGGATTAACTTATGCTTGTGAAAATAATTTAGTCTATATTGATGGTGAAAAATTTTACTCAAGCGAAGCTTGAGAAGATGAACAAGTCATTGTTGATTCACTGATTGAAATCTTGAAACAAAAAACGACAACCAAATTAAAACCAGATTATGAAAAAGAAATAAAGGCCATCGAAAAAGAGATTGCTTTTGAAACTGGAATTTTAAATTTCAAATATGATGATGATCAAATCAAAGCCTTAACAATTTTTATTCAAAATCCGGTGACCTTAATTACTGGTGGTCCTGGAACTGGGAAAACACGTTTGATTCAAGGGATGATCAAGTTGTATGAAAAAATTTATCGCAAGACAAATTATACAATTGCCGCTCCAACTGGTAAGGCGAGTGCGAGATTGAAAGAAACATTAAAATTAGCAATTCCCGGAACAATTCATAAATTATTAGAAGCTGATGAAAAAGATAATTTCAGAAAAAACAAAGACAATCCCTTAACTTATGATTTGATTATCATCGATGAAATTTCAATGGTTGATAATCATTTATTTGCAAATTTATTAAATGCCAAAGGCGAGTTAAAAAAAATCGTTTTAGTTGGGGATTATAATCAATTACCATCAGTTAGTTATGGAAACATTTTTGAAGATTTAATTCGTTCAAATGTTTTCAAAAAAGTCAAATTAAATCAAATTCATCGTCAAAAAGAAGGCAATGGAATCATTGCTTTGGCCAAAGCGATTGAAACCAACACCATTGATGAATTTGATTGAGAAGGGCATAGAGAAATCGAAACTCTTTTTGATAGTAATGTTGAAAAAATGTTAAAAAATATTCAAGTTGATTATCAATATCAATTAGAAAATATTAAGCATTCACCTTTTGATTATCAAGTTATTGCCCCGATGTATGGTGGAAATATGGGAATTGAAAATTTAAACACTTTTATTCAAGCAAGCTTTAATAAAAACATTACTCAATCAAAAGAGGTGTATGATCGTAATCGTTATCGTTTTGCCAAAAACGATAAAATTATGTATTTGAAAAATGAATCAACAATGGATTTAACAAATGGTGAAATTGGAATTATTCAAAATTTAAAAATGGAGCATAAAAAATTTATTCATGCTGATGTTAAATTTGACAATGGTAAAATTATCACACTTAAACCAGAAAATTTTAACGATGTTTCTCTGGCTTATGCTGCAAGTGTGCACAAAACCCAAGGAAGTGAATATAATCGAGTGGTCCTTGTGATTGAACCAGGTCATGCTAGTTCAATGTTTTTGAATCAAAAATTAATTTATACAGCGATTACTCGGGCAAAAGAAAAAATTATGATTGTTGGTAATTTCAACACTTTAATTCAAGCAATTAAAACTCAAGCCAGAAGTCGAAAAACCACAATCATCGATAAATTGAAACAACAAATAATTTAA
- the nagA gene encoding N-acetylglucosamine-6-phosphate deacetylase, with protein sequence MILKNAKIVLEDEILENGYLIIHDNKIKAIGQGSVVEDGIDLKGKWILPGFIDCHVHGGYGVDFETGDQDRFQTFAKAVGQEGITKYLQASVTTDVVTMEKNFKAFGVYMNTKREGSICLGAHMEGPFIAVEKKGAHDEKLLIKPNIELTNQVIEWSNHHLKMMTYAGDLQDGSFTKFLIENKIEPSIGHTNMLASEFEKDYLLGAKHVTHLFNGMSGIEHQRPGLVVGAINHRDVLVEVISDGIHLQPEILRFIYQVKGAENICIITDAMNAKGLADGEYFLGQLPVIKTGMKVCLKSNGVLAGAGATYDHNVRTMKKYTNASMNELIKMTSINIAKQLNIFDQTGSLAPNKLADLVVLDHDLNVEMTIAEGKIVYEK encoded by the coding sequence ATGATTTTAAAAAATGCAAAAATAGTGCTTGAAGATGAAATTCTGGAAAATGGTTATTTAATTATTCACGATAACAAAATCAAAGCGATTGGTCAAGGAAGTGTAGTTGAAGATGGAATTGATTTAAAAGGTAAATGAATCTTACCTGGTTTTATTGATTGTCATGTTCATGGTGGATATGGAGTTGATTTCGAAACCGGTGATCAAGATCGTTTTCAAACTTTTGCCAAAGCTGTTGGACAAGAAGGAATTACTAAATATTTACAAGCTAGTGTCACAACTGATGTTGTGACAATGGAGAAAAATTTTAAAGCGTTTGGTGTTTATATGAACACCAAACGCGAAGGTTCAATTTGTCTTGGAGCACATATGGAAGGACCTTTTATTGCAGTTGAAAAAAAAGGTGCTCATGATGAAAAATTACTCATCAAACCAAATATTGAATTAACCAATCAAGTGATCGAGTGATCAAATCATCATTTGAAAATGATGACATATGCTGGAGATTTACAAGATGGAAGTTTTACCAAATTTTTAATCGAAAACAAAATTGAACCTTCAATTGGTCACACCAATATGCTTGCATCAGAATTTGAAAAAGATTATTTATTAGGTGCCAAACATGTCACACATTTATTTAATGGAATGAGTGGGATTGAACATCAAAGACCTGGATTGGTTGTTGGAGCAATCAATCACAGAGATGTTTTGGTCGAAGTGATCAGTGACGGCATTCATTTACAACCCGAAATTTTAAGATTTATTTATCAAGTTAAGGGTGCTGAAAATATTTGCATTATCACTGATGCAATGAATGCTAAAGGCTTGGCTGATGGTGAATATTTCTTAGGTCAATTACCAGTTATTAAAACTGGAATGAAAGTATGTTTAAAATCCAATGGAGTTTTGGCTGGAGCGGGAGCCACTTATGATCACAATGTCAGAACGATGAAAAAATACACCAATGCTTCAATGAATGAATTGATCAAAATGACATCAATCAATATTGCAAAACAATTAAATATTTTTGATCAAACAGGATCATTGGCACCAAATAAATTAGCAGATCTTGTTGTCTTAGATCATGATTTGAATGTGGAAATGACAATCGCAGAAGGGAAAATAGTTTATGAAAAATAA
- a CDS encoding L-lactate dehydrogenase — protein MKKTPNKVVLIGAGAVGTSFLYAAINQGLASDYVLIDAFPQAAEGNAIDLSDTMSVLPFPATTIKAGDYADCKDADIIVITAGRPQKPGETRLDMVAGNAVIMKTIAEEIVKSGFDGITIIASNPVDVLTSVYQEVTGFDQNKVIGSGTTLDSARLKRLIADKLNVGAQSVDAYLAGEHGDSAVAVWSHAVVMGQPISKYIKDGKITQKELDEIRDQAVHMASKIIELKRATFYGIGAVLTRMCRVILRDEKEALMVGAKLNGEYHNNDVYTGVPAIIGANGIEQIIEWELTQVEQKQFDASVATLKATLIKAREAIK, from the coding sequence ATGAAGAAAACACCAAACAAAGTAGTTTTAATCGGAGCAGGAGCGGTTGGAACTTCATTTCTGTATGCTGCAATAAATCAAGGACTAGCAAGTGATTATGTTTTAATCGATGCATTCCCACAAGCAGCTGAAGGAAATGCAATTGACTTATCTGACACAATGTCAGTTTTACCATTTCCAGCCACTACAATTAAAGCTGGGGATTATGCAGATTGCAAAGATGCTGACATCATTGTGATCACAGCTGGGAGACCACAAAAACCAGGAGAAACTAGATTAGACATGGTTGCTGGAAATGCTGTGATCATGAAAACAATTGCTGAAGAAATTGTCAAATCTGGATTTGATGGAATTACAATCATCGCTTCAAATCCAGTTGATGTTTTAACATCAGTTTATCAAGAAGTAACTGGATTTGACCAAAATAAAGTGATTGGATCAGGAACAACTTTAGACTCAGCGCGTTTAAAAAGATTGATTGCTGATAAATTAAATGTTGGTGCTCAATCTGTTGATGCATATTTAGCAGGTGAACATGGAGATTCAGCAGTTGCTGTTTGATCACATGCTGTGGTTATGGGTCAACCAATTTCGAAATATATCAAAGATGGGAAAATCACTCAAAAAGAATTGGATGAAATTCGTGATCAAGCAGTTCATATGGCATCAAAAATCATTGAATTAAAACGTGCCACATTTTATGGAATCGGAGCCGTGCTGACAAGAATGTGTCGCGTGATTTTAAGAGATGAAAAAGAAGCATTGATGGTTGGGGCTAAATTGAATGGTGAATATCACAACAATGATGTTTATACTGGAGTTCCCGCAATCATTGGGGCCAATGGAATTGAACAAATTATTGAATGAGAATTAACTCAAGTTGAACAAAAACAATTTGATGCCTCAGTCGCGACTTTAAAAGCAACTTTAATTAAAGCTCGAGAAGCAATTAAATAA